TAGCaaaaaggaagtgaaaaaaCGACACATATAACCTTTTCAATCGAAACCAAACGCAATTCCTCAAACACTAGGTGACAGCAGTTACTCGTGGAGCTAATGTTGCGCCAACCTTTAATAACTGAATATTAAAGCCTCCATCTCTCCGTCCTGACGTCGACAAGAATCCAGCTGTCAAATGTCACAGTGGTATCATTTCAACCCTCTGAACTCAGATGTCGGTGCCAGAAAGTCCCGCTCAGTCTTTGAAATTGGGCAGTTCCTTACAGTGAACTAAAGCCTGGAGACGAGTTTGGGATTAGCTGGCACTCTGGGCGTCTGTAGATGGCACTGCTGTTTGGGAAGAGTCAGTATCAGAGGGTGTTGCCGAGGCTTCAGTCGGTGACCCAGACTCCGCTTCGGCAGGggtctctttgtcctcctcctGAGGGTAAAGCTCAGGATACCGCTGCATGCACTCCTGCAtgtttcgaaagttgtcaatacAGTCGGAGCCTTTTACCTCCTCTTTACTGTAGTGGAAGCAGGAAAAGGCCTCCTTGAACTGAGTGCCACATGGACCACTGGCCATTCCGCCCAGACACGGACAGTTCCAGTTGATGTCTCCGTTTGGGAGAATCAAACCTTTGGGCAAGAAATGAAGAAATCAACAGGGTCGAGCCAAATTTCCCCCAAAGAGGGAAGAGTGCAACACTCTGACGTCTCTGTTCT
Above is a window of Synchiropus splendidus isolate RoL2022-P1 chromosome 6, RoL_Sspl_1.0, whole genome shotgun sequence DNA encoding:
- the chchd4a gene encoding mitochondrial intermembrane space import and assembly protein 40 gives rise to the protein MSYCRQEGKDRIIFVTKEDHEAPSNAELIADDPNDPYDEQGLILPNGDINWNCPCLGGMASGPCGTQFKEAFSCFHYSKEEVKGSDCIDNFRNMQECMQRYPELYPQEEDKETPAEAESGSPTEASATPSDTDSSQTAVPSTDAQSAS